A stretch of the Deltaproteobacteria bacterium genome encodes the following:
- a CDS encoding NAD(P)/FAD-dependent oxidoreductase: protein MEERPLIIVGSGPAGTGAALRLAQLDPVLAGETLVLEKARHPRHKVCAGGLIPHSLQLLEALGVELTVPHVVCDRAAVLTPVRNVSYEGNDLCRVIRRNQFDASLAAAARRRGITIRESEKVIEVAREGAAIRLVTERGCYRTRAVIAADGSGSLLRRRLVSAARGCVGRAIMGDIPIADTDWNGFAAQRYEFNFTAVARGLRGYTWAFPCWIDGVAHVNVGIYAVDTPGARLTQLLDDAVDRMAGKRPKYEAFPIRWYHEREPLAGAGVMLAGDAAGVDPLMGEGISFALEYGRRAAEAAAAALASGDFSFAAYERDIRSSWLGKKLRRLHLGVRLFYGPTWRVWFSVAAHSRRAQEIGLRWYNGVDGWDRRSGWDALRALWSGDFAPPARTVPA, encoded by the coding sequence ATGGAAGAGCGCCCACTGATCATCGTCGGTTCCGGCCCCGCGGGTACGGGTGCGGCCTTGCGCCTGGCGCAACTCGATCCGGTCCTGGCCGGCGAGACGCTGGTGCTGGAAAAAGCCCGCCATCCTCGTCACAAGGTGTGTGCCGGGGGTTTGATCCCACACTCGCTCCAGTTGCTGGAGGCTCTCGGCGTCGAGTTGACGGTGCCGCACGTGGTCTGCGATCGGGCCGCTGTGCTGACACCGGTACGCAACGTATCGTACGAAGGCAACGACCTCTGCCGCGTCATCCGGCGCAACCAATTCGACGCCTCCCTGGCAGCCGCGGCCCGCCGGCGCGGCATTACCATCCGCGAGTCCGAGAAGGTGATCGAGGTGGCGCGCGAGGGCGCGGCCATCCGACTTGTGACCGAACGTGGTTGCTACCGGACGCGCGCCGTAATCGCCGCCGACGGCTCGGGCAGCTTGCTGCGCCGGCGGCTGGTGAGTGCCGCTCGCGGCTGCGTCGGCCGCGCGATCATGGGCGACATTCCGATCGCCGACACCGACTGGAATGGGTTCGCCGCGCAACGCTACGAGTTCAACTTCACCGCGGTCGCTCGCGGCCTGCGCGGTTACACCTGGGCCTTCCCCTGCTGGATCGACGGCGTCGCGCACGTCAATGTCGGCATCTACGCGGTGGACACGCCGGGGGCGCGCTTGACCCAGCTGCTCGATGACGCCGTCGATCGGATGGCCGGCAAGCGACCGAAGTACGAGGCGTTTCCGATCCGTTGGTACCACGAGCGCGAGCCGTTGGCGGGCGCGGGCGTGATGTTGGCGGGTGATGCCGCGGGGGTCGATCCGCTGATGGGAGAAGGGATCTCGTTCGCGCTCGAATATGGCCGGCGTGCCGCCGAGGCGGCGGCAGCGGCCTTGGCATCGGGTGACTTCTCGTTCGCGGCTTACGAGCGCGACATTCGCTCGTCCTGGCTGGGTAAGAAGCTACGGCGCCTGCATCTGGGCGTCAGGCTCTTCTACGGCCCCACCTGGCGAGTGTGGTTCAGCGTCGCCGCCCACAGCCGGCGAGCGCAAGAAATCGGCCTGCGCTGGTACAACGGCGTCGACGGCTGGGACCGGCGCAGCGGCTGGGACGCGCTGCGCGCGCTCTGGTCAGGTGATTTCGCCCCCCCGGCACGTACGGTTCCCGCGTGA
- a CDS encoding cobalamin B12-binding domain-containing protein has product MAEKPLRILIAKPGLDGHDRGAKIIARALRDAGFEVIYTGLHQTPEMIAETAVQEDVDAIGLSILSGAHMTLFPAVIDLLKQKGAGEVVLFGGGIVPAEDVPELKRKGVAEIFTPGASTEAIIDWVRAHVRAR; this is encoded by the coding sequence ATGGCTGAGAAACCGCTGCGTATTCTGATCGCCAAGCCCGGCCTCGATGGGCACGATCGTGGGGCCAAGATCATCGCCCGCGCCCTGCGCGATGCCGGCTTCGAGGTGATCTACACCGGCTTGCACCAGACCCCGGAAATGATCGCCGAGACTGCCGTGCAGGAGGACGTCGACGCCATCGGCCTGAGCATCCTCTCGGGCGCGCACATGACGTTGTTTCCGGCCGTGATCGATTTGCTCAAGCAGAAGGGTGCGGGCGAAGTGGTACTGTTCGGCGGCGGCATCGTCCCGGCGGAAGACGTTCCCGAGCTCAAGCGCAAGGGCGTGGCCGAGATCTTCACCCCCGGCGCCAGCACCGAAGCCATCATCGACTGGGTGCGGGCGCACGTGCGCGCCCGCTAG